A region from the Nesterenkonia lacusekhoensis genome encodes:
- a CDS encoding AraC family transcriptional regulator produces MIRTLNALISTVEQQLTGEIDWAGFARRHATTEYHLRRMFSSLAGMPLSEYVRRRRMTLAAADLTHTGEGLLEIAVKYGYGSAEAFGRAFRSVHGAGPAEVRRSGGPLRTQSTLRFSLSVEGNGLMDVTITEKPQLTLAGHAAEVPLIYEGVNPHIQEHVESITDEQNHCLKEINDAEPSGILSVTSGSEPDAAEGSVLTYLHGVVLSEGTEVPQGLDSITVGAGHWAVFASEGPHPQVLQKLWAATATDWFPSNPWRLRPGPTLLRHLSFSGTEASCELWMPVEKDG; encoded by the coding sequence ATGATCCGCACACTCAACGCACTGATCAGCACCGTGGAGCAACAGCTCACCGGTGAGATCGACTGGGCCGGCTTCGCCCGGCGGCACGCCACCACCGAATACCACCTTCGCCGGATGTTCTCCTCGCTGGCAGGGATGCCCCTCTCGGAGTACGTGCGCCGCCGCAGAATGACGCTGGCCGCAGCCGATCTCACCCATACCGGTGAGGGGCTGCTGGAGATCGCCGTGAAGTACGGCTATGGCTCAGCTGAGGCCTTCGGTCGGGCGTTCCGCTCGGTGCACGGTGCTGGTCCCGCTGAGGTGCGGCGCAGCGGTGGTCCTCTCCGCACACAATCCACGCTGAGGTTCAGCCTCAGCGTAGAAGGGAATGGCCTCATGGATGTCACCATCACTGAGAAGCCCCAGCTCACCCTGGCCGGCCACGCCGCCGAGGTGCCGCTGATCTACGAGGGCGTGAACCCTCATATCCAGGAGCATGTCGAATCGATCACCGATGAGCAGAACCACTGCCTGAAGGAGATCAACGACGCCGAACCCTCCGGAATCCTTTCGGTCACCTCTGGCTCTGAGCCCGATGCCGCAGAGGGGTCTGTGCTGACCTACCTGCACGGCGTCGTGCTCTCCGAAGGGACCGAGGTTCCGCAGGGACTGGACTCGATCACTGTGGGGGCCGGCCACTGGGCCGTCTTCGCCTCCGAGGGACCGCATCCGCAGGTGCTGCAGAAGCTGTGGGCGGCCACCGCCACTGACTGGTTCCCTTCGAACCCGTGGCGGCTGCGCCCCGGCCCGACCCTGCTCCGGCACCTGAGCTTCTCGGGGACCGAGGCCAGTTGCGAGCTCTGGATGCCGGTGGAGAAGGACGGGTGA
- a CDS encoding CopG family ribbon-helix-helix protein, whose protein sequence is MAMTLRLPEELEKQVEAIAARRHVSKHALITESVARLVEAEEEQRQVDEVLDYAFERYGDVIERLADA, encoded by the coding sequence ATGGCTATGACACTGAGACTTCCTGAGGAGCTGGAGAAGCAGGTGGAGGCGATCGCCGCCCGGCGGCACGTCTCCAAGCATGCGCTCATCACGGAGAGTGTGGCGCGACTTGTCGAGGCCGAAGAGGAGCAGCGACAGGTCGATGAGGTCCTCGACTACGCCTTTGAGCGGTATGGCGATGTCATCGAGCGTCTCGCTGACGCCTGA
- a CDS encoding nuclear transport factor 2 family protein: MSLAALMDLEHHGWKSLSSGTGAEFYGRVMTENAVMTLSQGFVLDRDQVVASLNDAPPWSSYEISEERLVHEGVDSAVLVYRGRAWRGEDEPTFDAWMTSVYVHVDGQWRLASYQQTPAPQG; encoded by the coding sequence ATGAGCCTCGCCGCGCTGATGGACCTGGAGCACCACGGGTGGAAGTCCCTGTCCAGCGGCACCGGAGCCGAGTTCTATGGGCGGGTCATGACTGAGAACGCGGTCATGACCCTGTCCCAGGGGTTCGTCCTGGACCGTGATCAGGTGGTCGCCTCCCTCAACGATGCCCCGCCTTGGAGTTCCTATGAGATCTCCGAGGAGCGGCTGGTGCATGAGGGTGTTGACTCCGCGGTTCTGGTCTATCGCGGCAGGGCCTGGCGGGGCGAGGATGAGCCCACCTTCGATGCCTGGATGACCAGCGTCTACGTACACGTGGACGGTCAGTGGCGTCTGGCGTCGTATCAGCAGACACCCGCCCCGCAGGGCTGA
- a CDS encoding DUF4287 domain-containing protein, with translation MGEQGAAPDVSDAKIRENTGRGWDDWVAVIDAGPGREASHATIAAWLVEEYGVDGWWAQGVTVGYERLTGRRLPGQMQDGTFSVSRSKTLDLDAEEFRERLNDDAARAALLPGLSSVPRSKPTTKAPKFSLSDAESGEELGVLQFRLEQASAGAKLAVTHEKLPDPEAAERWKQHWGDWLESLAG, from the coding sequence ATGGGCGAGCAGGGCGCAGCTCCTGATGTCAGCGATGCCAAGATCCGTGAGAATACCGGCCGCGGTTGGGACGACTGGGTGGCCGTGATCGACGCTGGCCCCGGCCGGGAGGCCAGCCACGCCACCATCGCCGCCTGGCTGGTGGAGGAGTACGGCGTCGACGGCTGGTGGGCTCAGGGCGTGACGGTGGGCTACGAGCGGCTCACCGGCCGCCGTCTGCCCGGCCAGATGCAGGACGGAACCTTCAGCGTCTCCCGCTCCAAAACTCTGGACCTGGACGCCGAAGAGTTCCGCGAGCGTCTCAATGACGACGCCGCACGGGCCGCCCTGCTCCCGGGGCTCAGCTCAGTGCCCCGGTCCAAGCCCACGACCAAGGCGCCGAAGTTCTCCCTGAGCGACGCCGAGTCAGGTGAGGAGCTGGGCGTCCTCCAGTTCCGCCTGGAGCAGGCGTCGGCGGGCGCCAAGCTTGCGGTCACGCATGAGAAGCTCCCGGACCCGGAGGCCGCCGAACGCTGGAAACAGCACTGGGGCGATTGGCTGGAGTCCCTGGCGGGCTGA
- a CDS encoding putative oxygenase MesX, which produces MTDLTFSIEKTRFDEDYKPLGDTRLTTNFANLARGEGRRENLRRALQMIDDRFNALAGDEEGGRCSVELDIISVNIDLEGDGGLESFPLIEMLQTGIVDRRLGQRSEGIVGNNFSSYVRDYDFSIRLREHAQNHPDSGLPEDFGVLHGNLFKGFLQSEAYTQHFGKPPVICISVSSSRTYHRTENSHPVLGVEYQQDEYSLTDEYFGKMGMRVRYFMPPGSAAPLAFYFLGDLTEDYTDLELIATISTMETFQKIYRPEIYSANTPAGQSYRPSLDHADYTPTGIVYDREERARLGAEQGRFAQETLIAPHQEKFEQWSARFSDHHHAPQGKTS; this is translated from the coding sequence ATGACAGATCTGACGTTCTCCATCGAGAAGACCCGGTTCGACGAAGACTACAAGCCTCTGGGTGACACCCGCCTGACCACCAACTTCGCCAACCTCGCCCGGGGTGAGGGCCGGCGGGAGAATCTGCGCCGGGCCCTGCAGATGATCGACGATCGCTTCAACGCGCTGGCCGGCGATGAGGAGGGCGGCCGCTGCTCGGTCGAGCTCGACATCATCTCGGTGAACATCGATCTCGAGGGCGACGGCGGCCTGGAGTCCTTCCCCCTGATCGAGATGCTGCAGACCGGCATCGTGGACCGACGTCTCGGGCAGCGGAGCGAGGGCATCGTGGGCAACAACTTCTCCTCCTACGTGCGGGACTACGACTTCAGCATCCGGCTGCGCGAGCACGCCCAGAACCACCCGGACTCCGGCCTCCCCGAGGACTTCGGGGTGCTGCACGGAAACCTCTTCAAGGGCTTCCTGCAGTCCGAGGCCTACACGCAGCACTTCGGCAAGCCGCCGGTCATCTGCATCAGCGTCTCCAGCAGCAGGACCTACCACCGGACCGAGAACAGCCACCCCGTCCTCGGCGTCGAATACCAGCAGGACGAATACTCGCTGACCGATGAGTACTTCGGGAAGATGGGGATGCGGGTCCGGTACTTCATGCCGCCGGGCAGCGCCGCCCCGCTGGCCTTCTACTTCCTGGGCGACCTCACCGAGGACTACACCGATCTGGAGCTCATCGCCACGATCAGCACGATGGAGACCTTCCAGAAGATCTACCGTCCGGAGATCTACAGTGCGAACACTCCCGCCGGCCAGTCCTACCGGCCCAGCCTCGACCATGCCGACTACACGCCCACCGGGATCGTCTACGACCGGGAGGAGCGCGCCCGCCTCGGTGCGGAGCAGGGCAGATTCGCCCAGGAGACGCTCATCGCGCCGCACCAGGAGAAGTTCGAGCAATGGTCTGCTCGCTTCTCGGATCACCACCACGCACCGCAGGGAAAGACGTCATGA
- a CDS encoding methionine synthase, which translates to MNKLLPTSTAGSLPKPSWLAQPETLWSPWKLDGEELAEGRRDALRLSLADQLEAGVDVVSDGEQTRQHFVTTFIEHLDGVDFENRKTVRIRDRYDASVPVVVDEVTRRDPVFVADAENLRQHTDAPIKWALPGPMTMVDTLYDDHYGSRADLAWKFAEILNQEAKELAAAGVDIVQFDEPAFNVFFDEVKEWGVAALERAAEGLECETAVHICYGYGIEANTSWKRTLGSEWRQYEEIFPELQRSSLDIISLECHNSHVPAELMELVRGKTLMVGAIDVASTAVETPEEVAATLRTALQYVDADKLWPSTNCGMAPLAREVARGKLEALSAGAEIVRQELAAGSH; encoded by the coding sequence ATGAACAAGCTGCTCCCCACCTCCACTGCCGGAAGCCTGCCCAAGCCCTCCTGGCTGGCGCAGCCAGAGACCCTCTGGTCGCCGTGGAAGCTCGACGGCGAGGAGTTGGCAGAGGGCCGGAGGGACGCTCTGCGGCTGTCCTTGGCAGATCAGCTGGAAGCCGGCGTCGACGTCGTCAGCGACGGTGAGCAGACCCGCCAGCACTTCGTCACCACCTTCATCGAGCACCTCGACGGAGTGGACTTCGAGAACCGGAAGACGGTGCGGATCCGCGACCGCTACGACGCCTCCGTGCCGGTGGTGGTCGACGAGGTGACGCGCAGGGACCCGGTCTTCGTCGCCGACGCCGAGAACCTGCGTCAGCACACCGACGCTCCCATCAAATGGGCGCTTCCCGGCCCGATGACCATGGTCGACACCCTCTACGACGACCACTACGGCAGCCGGGCGGATCTCGCCTGGAAGTTCGCCGAGATCCTCAACCAGGAGGCCAAGGAGCTGGCTGCCGCGGGGGTGGACATCGTCCAGTTCGACGAGCCCGCCTTCAACGTCTTCTTCGACGAGGTCAAGGAATGGGGCGTCGCCGCCCTGGAGCGGGCCGCCGAAGGACTGGAGTGCGAGACCGCGGTCCACATCTGCTACGGCTACGGCATCGAGGCCAACACCAGCTGGAAGAGGACCCTGGGCTCGGAGTGGCGCCAGTATGAGGAGATCTTCCCCGAGCTGCAGCGCTCCAGCCTGGACATCATCTCTCTGGAATGCCACAACTCCCACGTCCCCGCGGAGCTGATGGAGCTGGTCCGCGGTAAGACGCTGATGGTGGGGGCGATCGACGTGGCGAGCACCGCCGTCGAGACTCCGGAGGAGGTGGCCGCCACGCTGCGCACCGCACTGCAGTATGTCGACGCCGACAAGCTCTGGCCCTCCACCAACTGCGGTATGGCCCCGCTGGCCCGGGAGGTCGCCCGGGGCAAGTTGGAGGCCCTGAGCGCCGGAGCCGAGATCGTTCGGCAGGAGCTCGCCGCGGGATCCCACTGA
- a CDS encoding 1,4-dihydroxy-2-naphthoyl-CoA synthase, producing the protein MSTSELPEQVSDLFDPQQWRPVEGFDFEDITYHRRVERDADGAILRDLPAVRIAFDRPEVRNAFRPGTVDELYRALDHARMTPDVGAVLLTGNGPSPKDGGHSFCSGGDQRIRGRDGYRYAEGETAETVDPAQAGRLHILEVQRLIRTMPKVVIAVVNGWAAGGGHSLHVVADLTIASKEYGKFKQTDATVGSFDAGYGSALLARQVGQKKAREIFFLAREHSAEDMVAAGAVNEAVEHERLEEVALEYAADIARQSPQAVRMLKFAFNAADDGLAGQQVFAGEATRMGYMTDEAVEGRDAFLQKRDPDWSAHPYYY; encoded by the coding sequence GTGAGCACCAGCGAACTTCCTGAGCAGGTATCCGACCTCTTCGACCCGCAGCAGTGGCGCCCGGTGGAGGGCTTCGACTTCGAGGACATCACCTACCACCGGCGCGTGGAGCGCGACGCCGACGGCGCGATCCTCCGCGACCTGCCGGCCGTGCGGATCGCCTTCGACCGCCCGGAGGTGCGCAACGCCTTCCGCCCCGGCACAGTGGATGAGCTCTACCGGGCGCTGGATCATGCGCGCATGACCCCCGACGTCGGCGCCGTGCTGCTCACCGGAAACGGCCCCTCCCCCAAGGACGGCGGTCATTCCTTCTGCTCCGGAGGCGATCAGCGCATCCGTGGCCGCGACGGCTACCGCTACGCCGAGGGCGAGACCGCGGAGACGGTGGACCCGGCGCAGGCCGGACGCCTGCACATCCTGGAGGTCCAGCGGCTGATCCGCACCATGCCCAAAGTGGTCATCGCGGTGGTCAACGGCTGGGCGGCCGGCGGCGGGCATTCGCTGCATGTGGTCGCCGATCTGACCATCGCCTCCAAGGAGTACGGGAAGTTCAAACAGACCGACGCCACGGTGGGCTCCTTCGACGCCGGCTACGGCTCAGCGCTGCTGGCCCGCCAAGTGGGCCAGAAGAAGGCCCGCGAGATCTTCTTCCTGGCGCGGGAGCACTCGGCCGAGGACATGGTTGCCGCAGGCGCGGTCAACGAGGCTGTGGAGCACGAGCGCCTCGAAGAGGTCGCACTGGAGTATGCGGCGGACATCGCGCGCCAGTCCCCACAGGCGGTGCGGATGCTGAAGTTCGCCTTCAACGCCGCCGACGACGGCCTGGCGGGCCAGCAGGTCTTCGCCGGAGAGGCCACCCGTATGGGCTACATGACCGATGAGGCCGTGGAGGGCCGTGACGCCTTCCTGCAGAAGCGCGACCCCGACTGGAGCGCGCACCCGTACTACTATTAG